The following proteins come from a genomic window of Brevibacillus antibioticus:
- a CDS encoding anti-sigma factor, protein MMNKDENHREQRLLAYLRGEMAEEDSKQFEEEIAADEEYAQRLERLLLGEETGEDNAKIKQPETLSAEKQRAIVRRGKWKNRLSNAGFTIVLPFLTGVVLLILNGWVGSLMHEDLFRVAKSMVNFTQPGVSVGGSGSQVGLLYGNISMELRERVGSEEKNAGRFESTNVLWNVNAGPKWTNGVREQKLYFRYPTEGEKEGTMFLTSPAWTTMEKLPEGTVSQLAISFDHFLTYEEYYELVSRHVTSSGQDTVWFAVDTGVERKQAEGEGGKRFLGPGYVWGFAQHELDYGSAPIQVNGEEDRRMAAYLEEMKYLSEQEDLASDIGRSLLFRRDLQIAERYSYMQEKGVRIYGAVLTGPTKELLKLKAEKSITAALLGKVDWWNWERPAASGTHYTY, encoded by the coding sequence ATGATGAACAAGGATGAGAATCATCGCGAGCAAAGGCTGCTTGCTTATTTGCGTGGGGAAATGGCGGAAGAAGATTCGAAACAATTCGAGGAGGAAATAGCCGCTGACGAGGAATACGCACAGCGGTTGGAGAGGCTTTTGCTGGGGGAAGAAACGGGAGAGGACAACGCGAAGATAAAACAGCCTGAAACGCTGTCGGCTGAAAAACAGCGCGCGATTGTTCGCCGGGGGAAATGGAAAAATCGGTTGAGCAACGCTGGATTCACCATAGTGCTTCCCTTTTTGACCGGAGTTGTGTTGCTGATTCTGAATGGCTGGGTAGGGTCGCTGATGCATGAGGATCTGTTCCGCGTTGCGAAGTCGATGGTCAATTTTACTCAACCCGGTGTTAGTGTAGGCGGGAGTGGCTCGCAGGTGGGATTGCTATACGGCAATATCAGCATGGAGCTTCGCGAGAGAGTCGGGTCGGAAGAAAAGAACGCTGGCCGCTTTGAAAGTACAAATGTGTTGTGGAACGTAAATGCCGGGCCGAAATGGACGAATGGAGTCAGGGAGCAAAAGCTGTATTTCCGTTATCCGACTGAGGGAGAAAAGGAGGGTACGATGTTTCTCACTTCACCTGCCTGGACAACGATGGAAAAGCTACCTGAGGGGACCGTTTCTCAGCTCGCGATTTCCTTCGATCACTTCCTGACGTATGAGGAGTACTATGAACTGGTTTCCCGCCATGTTACCTCTTCGGGACAAGATACGGTTTGGTTTGCGGTAGACACAGGGGTGGAGCGCAAGCAAGCAGAAGGTGAGGGGGGCAAACGGTTTCTCGGTCCCGGGTACGTATGGGGGTTTGCTCAGCATGAACTGGATTACGGAAGTGCACCCATTCAGGTAAATGGGGAAGAAGACAGAAGAATGGCTGCCTATTTGGAGGAGATGAAGTACTTATCTGAGCAGGAAGATCTGGCTAGCGATATCGGCAGATCCTTGCTATTTCGTAGGGATCTACAGATAGCGGAGCGATATAGCTATATGCAGGAAAAGGGAGTACGCATCTACGGCGCCGTCCTCACCGGACCTACGAAAGAACTGCTGAAGCTCAAGGCCGAAAAGTCGATAACAGCGGCGTTATTAGGCAAGGTAGACTGGTGGAATTGGGAGAGACCTGCGGCATCGGGAACACATTATACCTACTAG
- the mtnK gene encoding S-methyl-5-thioribose kinase: MAYRALTEQEAVEYVKGIPGLFSEGAELTSREIGDGNLNLVFDIQEPATGKSVIVKQALPFARVVGESWPLTIDRARIESEALRIQHKYVPDLVPQVYHFDGELALTVMENVGDHIIMRKGLIEGKRYPLFAKQIGRFLAQTLFFTSDLGAHPYDKKSLVGTFINPELCKITEDLVFTDPYENAPTNDFNPLIRREVEAIWNNRPLKLEIAKLKYDFLTRSEALLHGDLHTGSIFITETSLKAIDPEFAYYGPIGFDIGAVIANLLLNYAGQHGLQKDQGERETYREYLLETVEDVWNEFVSQFVQLWHKQAKERSAHVEGLWQGYVKRLIQDTAGYAGCKILRRVIGLAGVADLNAIEDDQTRAEAERLALSIGEALILGRGGIDESTDITDIVRTVTERYYQEATTV; encoded by the coding sequence ATGGCATATCGTGCATTGACTGAACAGGAAGCAGTGGAGTACGTAAAAGGAATACCGGGTCTTTTTAGCGAAGGAGCAGAGTTGACCAGTCGCGAAATCGGGGATGGGAACCTCAATCTGGTTTTTGACATTCAGGAGCCAGCAACCGGTAAGAGCGTCATTGTCAAGCAAGCACTGCCTTTTGCCCGCGTCGTGGGAGAATCTTGGCCGCTTACGATTGATCGTGCACGTATCGAGAGCGAGGCACTCCGCATTCAGCACAAATACGTTCCAGACCTGGTGCCACAGGTGTATCATTTCGATGGGGAACTTGCGTTGACCGTTATGGAAAACGTCGGGGACCACATCATCATGCGCAAAGGTCTGATCGAAGGAAAACGATACCCGCTATTCGCGAAGCAAATTGGCCGTTTTCTCGCGCAAACCTTGTTTTTTACATCCGATCTGGGCGCGCATCCGTACGATAAAAAATCGCTAGTCGGAACATTCATAAATCCAGAATTGTGCAAAATAACAGAAGACCTCGTCTTTACCGATCCGTATGAAAATGCGCCTACCAACGACTTCAACCCGTTGATCCGCCGTGAAGTCGAGGCGATCTGGAACAACAGGCCGCTGAAGCTGGAAATCGCCAAGCTGAAATACGATTTCCTTACACGCTCGGAAGCGCTCCTTCATGGTGACTTGCATACTGGAAGTATTTTCATCACGGAAACCAGCCTGAAAGCAATCGATCCGGAGTTCGCTTACTACGGTCCGATCGGTTTTGACATTGGGGCGGTCATTGCCAATCTGCTGCTCAACTACGCAGGACAGCACGGTTTGCAAAAAGATCAAGGAGAACGGGAAACGTACCGCGAATACTTACTGGAAACGGTCGAGGATGTCTGGAATGAATTCGTTTCGCAATTCGTTCAGCTCTGGCATAAGCAAGCCAAAGAGCGTAGCGCCCATGTCGAAGGACTATGGCAAGGCTACGTGAAGCGCTTGATTCAGGATACAGCAGGCTATGCCGGATGCAAAATCCTGCGTCGTGTCATCGGCTTGGCAGGTGTAGCGGACCTGAATGCCATTGAAGACGACCAGACTCGCGCAGAAGCAGAGCGTCTGGCTCTCTCGATTGGAGAGGCGCTGATTCTTGGTCGCGGCGGCATCGACGAATCGACAGATATTACGGACATCGTACGCACTGTGACCGAACGTTACTATCAGGAGGCTACGACAGTATGA
- a CDS encoding sigma-70 family RNA polymerase sigma factor: MKGCERLGKVGLEDVYQLHVNDIYRYLFRLTRDERLAEDLTQETFCRAYSSLDDYRGEKVRPWLFKVAYHAFVDGYRRKTKHRFAFVEVLPERRDHAAVDPAEHVVNKELWEVAHDYLERLPEKQRQVILLSAMQFSYAEMAEVLGIELADVKRSLFRGRQKMRQLWREES, encoded by the coding sequence ATGAAGGGGTGTGAACGGCTTGGGAAAGTAGGTCTGGAGGATGTGTACCAGCTGCATGTAAACGATATTTACCGCTATCTTTTCCGGCTGACACGAGATGAGAGGCTGGCAGAGGATCTGACACAGGAAACCTTTTGTCGCGCCTACTCTTCCTTGGATGACTACCGTGGGGAAAAAGTACGACCTTGGCTGTTCAAGGTGGCCTATCACGCTTTCGTAGACGGTTATCGCAGGAAGACGAAACACCGGTTTGCGTTTGTGGAAGTCCTGCCAGAGCGACGTGATCATGCAGCGGTTGATCCGGCAGAGCATGTCGTAAACAAGGAGCTGTGGGAAGTGGCCCATGACTATTTGGAGAGACTTCCAGAAAAGCAGAGACAGGTCATTTTGTTGTCTGCCATGCAGTTTTCCTACGCGGAAATGGCAGAGGTACTCGGGATCGAGCTGGCAGACGTCAAGCGTTCCTTGTTTCGGGGGAGACAAAAGATGCGGCAGTTGTGGAGGGAGGAAAGCTGA